The following proteins come from a genomic window of Myroides odoratus DSM 2801:
- the pckA gene encoding phosphoenolpyruvate carboxykinase (ATP), whose protein sequence is MKMANTQSISLEKYGIKDVVEIVYNPSYDLLYNEEIKSDLQGFEKGQVTELGAVNVMTGEFTGRSPKDKYIVKDSVTENTVWWNSPESPNDNKPIDQKTWEALKATTAEELSGKKLYVVDAFCGANENTRLKVRFIMEVAWQAHFVKNMFIRPTEEELANFGEPDFVVMNGSKATFKDYKAYGLNSEVYIAFNLTEKVQIIGGTWYGGEMKKGLFSMMNYYLPLQGMASMHCSANKGKDGDVAVFFGLSGTGKTTLSTDPKRELIGDDEHGWDDEGVFNFEGGCYAKTISLSKENEPDIYGAIRRDALLENVTVDANGIIDFNDGSVTQNTRVSYPIDHIENIVKPVSKAGHATKVIFLTADAFGVMPPVSKLTPEQTKYYFLSGFTAKLAGTERGVTQPEPTFSACFGKAFLSLHPTKYGEELVKKMEEHNATAYMVNTGWNGTGKRISIKDTRAIIDRILDGSIENAETKIIPIYNFVVPTALEGVDTNILDPRNTYGEAKEWEDKAKDLAALFIKNFNLYTNNDAGKALVEAGPQL, encoded by the coding sequence ATGAAAATGGCTAATACGCAATCAATTTCACTTGAAAAATATGGTATTAAAGATGTTGTAGAGATTGTATATAATCCTTCCTACGATCTTTTATATAATGAAGAAATTAAGTCTGACCTACAGGGGTTTGAAAAAGGACAAGTAACTGAATTAGGAGCTGTAAATGTTATGACAGGTGAGTTCACTGGTCGTTCTCCAAAAGATAAATATATCGTAAAGGACTCAGTTACTGAGAATACCGTATGGTGGAATTCTCCAGAATCTCCAAATGATAACAAGCCGATTGACCAAAAAACGTGGGAAGCTTTAAAAGCAACTACGGCAGAAGAGTTGTCAGGAAAAAAACTTTATGTTGTTGACGCTTTCTGTGGTGCGAATGAAAATACGCGCTTGAAAGTAAGATTCATTATGGAGGTAGCATGGCAAGCACATTTTGTGAAAAACATGTTCATCCGTCCTACAGAAGAAGAATTGGCAAACTTCGGTGAGCCTGATTTCGTAGTAATGAATGGTTCTAAAGCAACATTTAAAGATTACAAAGCATACGGATTAAATTCAGAAGTATATATTGCGTTCAATCTAACTGAAAAAGTTCAAATCATTGGTGGTACTTGGTACGGTGGTGAGATGAAAAAAGGATTGTTCTCTATGATGAACTATTATTTACCATTGCAAGGAATGGCTTCAATGCACTGTTCAGCAAACAAAGGTAAAGATGGTGATGTAGCTGTATTCTTCGGATTATCAGGAACAGGAAAAACAACGTTGTCAACAGATCCAAAACGCGAGTTGATTGGTGATGATGAGCACGGATGGGATGACGAAGGAGTATTCAACTTCGAAGGAGGTTGCTATGCAAAAACAATTAGCTTAAGCAAAGAAAACGAACCAGATATCTATGGTGCGATTCGCCGTGATGCTTTATTGGAAAACGTTACTGTTGATGCGAATGGTATTATTGATTTTAATGATGGTTCTGTAACACAAAATACACGTGTTTCTTACCCAATTGATCACATTGAAAATATTGTAAAACCAGTTTCTAAAGCAGGTCATGCAACGAAAGTAATCTTCTTAACTGCAGATGCTTTTGGAGTAATGCCTCCTGTTTCAAAATTGACACCGGAACAAACTAAATATTACTTCTTATCTGGATTTACAGCTAAATTAGCAGGTACAGAAAGAGGAGTTACACAGCCAGAACCAACATTCTCAGCTTGTTTTGGTAAAGCATTCTTGTCTTTACACCCAACAAAATACGGAGAAGAGTTAGTGAAGAAAATGGAGGAGCACAATGCGACTGCCTATATGGTTAACACAGGTTGGAACGGAACAGGAAAACGTATTTCTATTAAAGATACACGTGCAATTATTGACAGAATCTTAGATGGTTCTATCGAAAATGCAGAAACGAAAATTATTCCTATTTATAATTTTGTTGTGCCAACAGCTTTAGAAGGAGTAGATACAAATATCTTAGATCCTCGTAATACGTACGGTGAAGCAAAAGAGTGGGAAGATAAAGCAAAAGATTTAGCTGCTTTATTTATCAAAAACTTTAATTTGTATACAAATAACGACGCTGGAAAAGCTTTAGTTGAAGCAGGACCACAGTTATAG
- a CDS encoding DUF423 domain-containing protein: MGRKIIITATLLGALGIILGAFGAHGLKKIVSETAVASYEVGVRYQMYHVFFLLFVGLSSFFTDAVKKRLFILTLIGVTLFSGSIYLLTFNGLPGFNVKFLGPITPIGGVFMILAWVYAAIQTLKMGKSTKI, from the coding sequence ATGGGACGAAAAATTATTATAACAGCTACATTATTAGGAGCTTTAGGTATTATTTTAGGCGCCTTTGGAGCACATGGTTTGAAAAAGATTGTCAGTGAAACGGCAGTAGCTTCTTATGAAGTTGGTGTTCGCTATCAGATGTATCATGTCTTTTTTCTCTTGTTCGTCGGTCTTTCTTCTTTCTTCACTGATGCAGTGAAAAAGCGATTGTTTATCTTGACTTTAATCGGAGTAACCTTATTCTCGGGGTCTATTTATCTACTAACGTTCAATGGATTGCCTGGATTTAACGTAAAATTCTTAGGGCCAATTACACCTATTGGGGGAGTTTTCATGATTTTAGCCTGGGTGTATGCTGCAATTCAGACCCTTAAAATGGGAAAAAGTACGAAAATCTAG